One genomic region from Epinephelus fuscoguttatus linkage group LG8, E.fuscoguttatus.final_Chr_v1 encodes:
- the mrps12 gene encoding 28S ribosomal protein S12, mitochondrial-like, translating into MSSLWSLRPVLTSLLQASQHASAWTGPILSRTMATLNQMHRQGKPKQPPKSISATFGHPQLKAVVLKTMNRKPKKPNSANRKCARVRLSNGKEVVVFIPGEGHNVQEHNVVLVEGGKKQDLPGVKLRVIRGKYDCAHVVKKKQ; encoded by the exons ATGTCTTCGTTATGGAGCCTGAGGCCAGTGCTGACATCACTGTTGCAAG CATCCCAGCATGCCTCTGCCTGGACGGGTCCCATCCTCTCCAGGACGATGGCCACTCTCAACCAGATGCACCGCCAGGGGAAACCCAAACAACCCCCTAAGTCTATCAGCGCCACGTTCGGCCATCCCCAGCTGAAGGCGGTGGTCCTGAAAACCATGAACCGAAAGCCCAAGAAGCCCAACTCCGCCAACAGGAAATGCGCTCGAGTGCGGCTGTCCAACGGGAAGGAGGTGGTGGTGTTCATCCCCGGGGAGGGACACAACGTGCAGGAGCACAACGTGGTGCTGGTGGAGGGCGGGAAGAAGCAGGATCTGCCCGGAGTCAAACTCCGAGTGATCCGAGGGAAATATGACTGTGCTCACGTGGTGAAGAAGAAACAGTAG
- the LOC125892997 gene encoding zinc finger protein 497-like codes for MNGVKVEAEERGEDCQQLPAQGDTETPEEPAPKQSSRQPRRRHSCSICGREFSRPSRLADHMAAHAGDKPHSCSICGKRFTKKINVVVHQRVHTGEKPYTCPDCGVSYAQLGCLRRHRLGHAAEKPHHCPVCGRGFIQRRHLVQHERTHTGERPFCCPLCPKRFASRTGLSDHQRSHTQGSLYSCSVCQKVFSTPSSFRDHVRLHTGQKPHPCSLCSKSFNRPGLLKKHLLKHAEEEDDVVRVVGADGEETTLYRCFLCHKDFSTPEKLQYHKVLHQRARQFVCDICGRSFSRGSRLREHVRSHTGERPYQCDICKKRFSMQRVFRKHQEIHTRAAMPESSSTLLEADDKNTDGGEAAVHSVPVPVKKPHSCSVCGKSYSRPSRLREHLKIHATEKLHHCSMCTKTFTTTTNLRAHEKTHMAHKPHCCSICPKSFLRPCLLRKHMRIHIKDGLIATPADKEFWLNMKTEEEEEEEGEEGRDDGGMKEEDLKELSPTAETLITESRPPPVNHGDEEISPLKRDIKEEGVEGDVSGLINSDGEEEDWKPALIEQDGRSEIEADSSSGKKKHCCPVCGRDCFKASALQKHLRIHSGERPFQCPTCRKSFTQHVHMTEHQRIHTGEKPYTCTDCNKSFTFSSALRRHQRLHTDARPYQCSVCQKTFKQQSSLKSHQMTHSGVRYQCPLCSKSFSRALELTYHVDVHSDTRPYFCNICKKNLSGARIFRNHMKKHESPNLPLLKAEPTETEISEV; via the exons ATGAATGGAGTGAAAGTGGAAgcagaagaaagaggagaggactGTCAGCAGCTTCCTGCTCAAG GAGACACTGAGACACCAGAAGAACCTGCGCCCAAACAGAGCAGCCGTCAGCCTCGACGCCGTCACAGCTGTTCAATATGCGGCAGGGAGTTCTCTCGTCCGTCTCGGTTGGCGGACCACATGGCCGCGCACGCTGGCGACAAACCGCACAGCTGCTCCATTTGTGGGAAGCGCTTCACCAAGAAGATCAACGTGGTGGTGCACCAGCGGGTTCACACCGGTGAGAAGCCGTACACCTGCCCGGACTGCGGGGTCAGCTACGCCCAGCTGGGCTGCCTGCGGAGGCACCGGCTCGGACACGCCGCAGAGAAACCCCACCACTGCCCGGTGTGCGGCCGTGGCTTCATTCAGCGGCGGCATCTCGTACAACATGAACGGACGCACACTGGAGAGAGGCCGTTCTGCTGCCCACTGTGCCCCAAACGCTTCGCCTCCAGGACGGGCCTCAGCGATCATCAGAGGAGCCACACACAGGGGAGCCTCTACTCCTGCTCAGTGTGTCAGAAGGTTTTCTCCACGCCGTCATCCTTCAGGGACCACGTGAGGCTCCACACTGGGCAGAAGCCTCATCCCTGCTCGCTGTGCTCCAAGAGCTTCAACCGGCCGGGCCTGCTGAAGAAACACTTGCTGAAACAtgcggaggaggaggatgatgtgGTCAGAGTTGTAGGAGCAGATGGAGAG GAGACAACGCTTTACCGCTGCTTCCTGTGCCACAAAGATTTCTCCACCCCCGAGAAGCTGCAGTACCACAAGGTGCTCCACCAGAGGGCGcggcagtttgtgtgtgacatctGCGGCCGAAGCTTCTCCAGAGGGTCCCGGCTGAGGGAGCATGTCCGCTCTCACACTGGAGAGAGGCCGTACCAGTGTGACATCTGCAAGAAACGCTTCTCCATGCAGAGAGTGTTCAGGAAGCACCAGGAGATCCACACCAGGGCCGCCATGCCTGAGAGCAGCTCCACTCTGTTGGAGGCAGATGACAAG AATACTGACGGTGGCGAGGCGGCGGTGCATTCAGTGCCAG TTCCTGTAAAGAAGCCCCACAGCTGCTCGGTCTGTGGGAAGAGCTACTCGAGGCCCTCCAGACTCAGAGAGCATTTAAAGATCCACGCGACGGAGAAGCTGCACCACTGCTCGATGTGCACCAAGACCTTCACCACCACGACCAACCTGAGGGCTCACGAGAAGACCCAcatggcccacaaacctcactgctgCAGCATCTGCCCCAAGAGCTTCCTGAGGCCCTGCCTGCTCCGCAAACACATGAGGATCCACATCAAGGACGGACTCATCGCCACCCCCGCTGACAAG GAGTTCTGGCTCAACATGAAgactgaagaagaggaggaggaagagggagaggaggggagagatgatggagggatgaaggagGAG gaTTTGAAGGAACTTTCTCCCACTGCTGAGACCCTCATCACTGAGTCCAGACCTCCACCTGTGAACCACGGTGACGAGGAGATCTCACCGTTAAAGAGGGACATTAAAGAAGAAGGCGTGGAGGGAGACGTCAGTGGTTTAATCAACTctgatggagaggaagaggactgGAAACCGGCGCTGATCG AACAAGATGGCCGTTCAGAGATTgaggctgacagcagcagcggGAAAAAGAAGCACTGCTGTCCTGTTTGTGGTCGAGATTGTTTCAAGGCATCGGCGCTACAGAAACACCTGAGGATCCACTCAGGCGAGCGTCCGTTTCAGTGCCCCACCTGCAGAAAGAGCTTCACCCAGCACGTGCACATGACGGAGCACCAGAGGATCCACACCGGGGAGAAACCCTACACCTGCACCGACTGCAACAAGAGCTTCACCTTCTCCAGCGCCCTGCGCCGACACCAGCGCCTGCACACAGACGCCCGGCCGTACCAGTGCTCCGTCTGCCAGAAGACCTTCAAACAGCAGAGCTCGCTGAAAAGCCACCAGATGACGCACTCAGGGGTCCGCTACCAGTGTCCGCTCTGCAGCAAGAGCTTCAGCCGCGCCCTGGAGCTCACCTACCACGTGGACGTGCACTCCGACACTCGGCCGTACTTCTGCAACATCTGCAAGAAGAACCTGAGCGGAGCCAGGATCTTCCGCAACCACATGAAGAAACACGAGTCACCAAACCTGCCGCTGCTGAAAGCAGAAccgacagagacagagatctcAGAGGTTTGA